In Aquabacterium sp. OR-4, the following proteins share a genomic window:
- a CDS encoding CaiB/BaiF CoA transferase family protein → MGQLIAGPFAARMLGEFGAEVVKIEPPGAGDPLRNWRLLQDGTSVWWQVQSRNKQSVAIDLRLAEGQDLARRLIAEADVLVENFRPGQLEAWGLAPEALLALNPRLVVLRVSGYGQTGPYRDKPGFGVIGEAMGGLRHLSAEPGRVPVRVGVSIGDTLAALHGVIGVLLALRHREVNPGGQGQGQGQVVDVALHEAVFNCMESLIPEYSAFGVVREPAGSALPGIAPSNAYRCSDGWVLIGGNGDSIFKRLMGVIGRDDLAQAPDLADNAGRVARVEELDAAIGAWTAAQSMAQALAALDGARVPAGKVYTARDIHDDPHYRARQMILQQPTRDGHTVAVPGIVPKLSATPGTLRSSAPRLGDDTDAVLAGMGLTPVQIAELRARGVVA, encoded by the coding sequence ATGGGCCAGCTGATCGCCGGGCCCTTTGCGGCGCGCATGCTGGGCGAGTTTGGTGCCGAGGTGGTCAAGATCGAGCCGCCTGGCGCGGGCGATCCACTGCGCAACTGGCGCCTGCTGCAGGACGGCACCTCGGTGTGGTGGCAGGTGCAAAGCCGCAACAAGCAGTCGGTGGCCATCGACCTGCGCCTGGCCGAGGGCCAGGACCTGGCCCGCCGCCTGATTGCCGAGGCCGATGTGCTGGTGGAGAACTTCCGCCCCGGCCAGCTCGAGGCCTGGGGCCTGGCGCCCGAGGCCCTGCTGGCCCTCAATCCCCGGCTGGTGGTGCTGCGCGTGTCGGGCTACGGCCAGACCGGCCCTTACCGCGACAAGCCCGGCTTTGGCGTGATCGGCGAGGCCATGGGCGGCCTGCGCCACCTCAGCGCCGAGCCCGGCCGCGTGCCGGTGCGGGTGGGGGTGAGCATCGGCGACACGCTGGCCGCGCTGCATGGCGTGATCGGCGTGCTGCTGGCGCTGCGCCACCGCGAGGTCAACCCCGGCGGCCAGGGCCAGGGTCAGGGCCAGGTGGTGGACGTGGCACTGCACGAGGCGGTGTTCAACTGCATGGAAAGCCTGATCCCCGAATACAGCGCCTTCGGCGTGGTGCGCGAGCCCGCCGGCAGCGCCCTGCCCGGCATTGCGCCCAGCAACGCCTACCGCTGCAGCGATGGCTGGGTGCTGATCGGCGGCAACGGCGACAGCATCTTCAAGCGCCTGATGGGGGTGATCGGCCGCGACGACCTGGCCCAGGCGCCCGACCTGGCCGACAACGCCGGCCGCGTGGCGCGGGTGGAAGAGCTGGATGCCGCCATCGGTGCCTGGACGGCGGCGCAGAGCATGGCCCAGGCGCTGGCCGCGCTGGATGGGGCGCGGGTGCCGGCCGGCAAGGTGTACACCGCCCGCGACATCCACGACGACCCGCACTACCGCGCCCGCCAGATGATCCTGCAGCAGCCCACGCGCGACGGCCACACCGTGGCCGTGCCCGGCATCGTGCCCAAGCTCTCGGCCACGCCGGGCACCCTGCGCAGCAGCGCGCCCCGGCTGGGCGACGACACCGACGCGGTGCTGGCCGGCATGGGCCTCACGCCAGTGCAGATCGCCGAGCTGCGCGCCCGCGGCGTGGTGGCCTGA
- a CDS encoding FMN-binding negative transcriptional regulator translates to MYLPAHFAPSQPEALHQLIRANPLGALVMHGADGLDADHLPFELDAAAGPLGRLSAHVARANPLWQRAAGGADVLVIFRGAQAYVSPSWYPSKHESHRQVPTWNYEVVHAHGRLSVCDDERFVRGLVARLTRAHEAAEPRPWKMGDSAPEFIQELLGKIVGIEITITALTGKSKLSQNKSVPDRQGAADALDQRGQPALAEAMRKTI, encoded by the coding sequence ATGTACCTGCCTGCCCACTTTGCACCGAGCCAGCCCGAGGCCCTGCACCAGCTGATCCGCGCCAACCCGCTGGGCGCGCTGGTGATGCACGGGGCCGACGGGCTGGACGCCGACCACCTGCCCTTCGAGCTGGATGCCGCGGCCGGGCCGCTGGGCCGGCTGTCGGCGCATGTGGCGCGCGCCAACCCGCTGTGGCAACGCGCCGCGGGCGGGGCCGACGTGCTGGTGATCTTTCGTGGCGCGCAGGCCTATGTGTCGCCCAGCTGGTATCCCAGCAAGCACGAGAGCCACCGCCAGGTGCCCACCTGGAACTACGAGGTGGTGCATGCCCACGGCCGGCTGAGCGTGTGCGACGACGAGCGCTTCGTGCGCGGCCTGGTGGCGCGCCTGACCCGCGCGCACGAGGCCGCCGAGCCCCGGCCCTGGAAGATGGGCGATTCGGCGCCCGAGTTCATCCAGGAGCTGCTGGGCAAGATCGTCGGCATCGAGATCACGATCACCGCGCTCACCGGCAAGTCCAAGCTCAGCCAGAACAAGAGCGTGCCAGACCGCCAGGGCGCCGCCGACGCGCTGGACCAGCGCGGCCAGCCGGCCCTGGCCGAGGCCATGCGCAAGACGATCTGA